Genomic segment of Salvia hispanica cultivar TCC Black 2014 chromosome 2, UniMelb_Shisp_WGS_1.0, whole genome shotgun sequence:
CGACGAGCTTCCCGAGAGAAGTGAATAGTCCGTCCTCTTGCTTGTCGTACTCGTCTTCGGCCGGAATCAGGGGCGGCAAGACGGATTTCGCGGATGGGGGCTGCCTCTGGTACGGTGCCGGGGGCATGCCCGTCGCATAAGCCTTCGGTTCCTTAGGCTAGAAAGTCGTTCCACAACGTCAATTTTACAATGTTTAACTCATATTCGACAAGTGATCGGGATAAGTTCACTTACATTGTCGTACGAAAGCATAGAAGCGACTCGACGTTGCAACAAGGCGAGCATGTAACCAAAGAAACAAGCTGAAGCAAGCACTGCTATTCCTGAAATGATTCATTCAAACATGTCACACCGTTGTCGAATTCAAGTAACTAAATAGGTTCTGTGTCTACCTAAATCGAGATTGTTGTCTTCCTCGTGGGAACAATCGTGCTCGTGGAGTTGGATCTCTCGTATTGCTTGGTTCCCTCTATCTATGACCAACAGAGAGCATGTACTTCCAACGTAgaccaaatcaaaatcatccGAGAACCTCGCGTCTTCACTTGGTCCGTCCATATGTCCTCCTCTCCGGCCTGGCTTACCACCCGCAATCGTCACAACTCCTGCACGAAGTAAACCAGCAATGTTCGGATATCTGCACGAGTACATTGACTGACTTCAAGTGCACTCAATGGATGGTAAGGCTTGTTATATTTTACCAGAATCGCTGATCTTCCTGATCGCCATATTCATCGTGTCAGCAACGTATATATTGCCACTGTCGTCAACAGTAAGCCCTCTAGGATGGTTCAGTCTTGCTTGCCTCAGCTTCCCGTCTACATGCCCGTTGTACCCTTCAGCTGATCCCGCCAGCAACTTAGGCCGACTATCTGTAACGAGCCAATCATCAAGAAAGAGAACAACAAAGCTATAAATCAATGGTTTGCACAAACTTTATAAGGAAAAAACTGCATAAACCTTCACGAAAAGGGAGCTAAACTGCTAAATTACGTTGAAGAATGGATTCTTGatcaaattcatcaattgagCATTGGATTCTTGATCAGAAACAGAAGCTCGAGCCATGGAATCTAAGACTAATGCCATGAATAAACAACTCGACCAAATCTAGCCACGTGTAAACTACACGGAATCAAGGTGTGTCGAAAGGAATCATTCCTTGTACAAGACAGAAGCTCGAGGTGTGATATCAAAGACTAATGACACACAAGCTAGAAACGCGTAAACTAGACGAAATCAAGGCGTATTGAAAGGAATCATTCTTTATATAAGATGCAAAGCTAGTTTTGGACAACATAAACTACAAAATGAATCTCAGGAAGAGAATAAAGCAGCATTCAAGTCGCCTAATAACACAAAACTAAGCTATAAAAGAAAAGCACAAGAAGCtaacaaatttatgaaaagaGAATCAAAtccaaaggaaaaagaagTAGAGAGCCCCAAAAAAGAAACTTGCTCTCAGCAAAAGCAAGATATAGAGGCAAAACGAATAAAGTcatcataaacaaaattacaaagtAATAAGAGTAATCTCCAAGAAAAGAATTCATTCAACTAAAACCTCTGAGTTCTAACAACCAAAGATCACAACTTTAACCTCAAATGCAACACATGAAGCAATCACAAGCAATACCAAACCATCAATTGAAACCCCAGAACTCCAAATTCAGACATTATAGTCAAAGATTGAAactttatcaacaaatgcaactgAATTTAAGGCAAGAAACTCACATCGAGATAAAGGGGTTGGGATCTTGTAAATGTTGCTGTTGAGGGAGTCCAATATGAGAACCTCCTCATCCGGTGAGATCTCCACCGTGTATGGCTCAATTCCATGCTTGCTCCCATCAAACACTGTCTCAACCGTGTATCCAccttcaaatttcatcattgaGCGGCTAGAGGTAGCTACAATCACACGACCCCacaatgagagagagagagggagctattaaaaattaattcttgAAAAATCTTGAAAATGTGGGTGGATGAAGAAAACCATACCGGTTTTGGTGGCTGATTTGAGAGACCACAGCCGCTTGAAAATGGTGGAGACAACCTTTGTCACAACCCCACCAAcgatttctaaaaaaattacaagaaattcaagaattggTTAAAAAAGATcataatcaagaaaattaagtAGTGGAGAGAGTGTTCCTCACTTGTAGCGGGTGAAGCAGAAACTGAGGAGCATCCAGCAAGAAAAATTAGGAGAATCACAGCAAGAACGAAGCAATTCTTTCTTCCCATTTCACCTTTGCTTAGCAAAAAACAgagaaattcaagaaaatgtgGAGGGCAGATCTCTACATTCCTCCCCTTTTTATATTGTACTCATTGTGATGTACTTTCCCTGAGTCACAAAAGAGAGCATGAGGTGACTGAAGaatgaggagagagagagagagggagaagcaATGAAAAGGTGGTcttaacaattatttaatcaaactttGCTAATGAAGCAGAGATTTTCACAGTATTAAAGCAGTAGGTGAACTTATTAAAGCCCTATAACATGAGACATATGCTGTGTTTTTTGTCTTAACAGTCGCATACAACTCTGTCTCATGTAAGTAGTAGTGTATATCTTTCTTTTTAGGagattaaatgaaatttaaaaaaattaaaaaaaattaaaaaaaaattatatacctAAGTTTAGTCATATTGGTGCCTAAATTATGttgactcatttttttatataaaaacaaaatatattatcactcttactcttttttatctcctatttaattttctcttatctcttccattttattttcttatctcttctaatactttattcttttcctattttatataatttcaatggTGAAAAGAAATCcttcaatttaattaggatgGGAAAGCAagaatattagtagtagtactattaaaatttCTATGTTACACAGTGAATAGACATGTAAGTGAATAAGAAACAATTTGTTAGCATAAAGTTTAACATGTAATCAGTTTTTAGTCTCTGTAACTGTGATCGGCcgatttttcattaataaaattactaaaatattagGGAAAAAGCTTGCAACTTACACGTTAATGTTGCTTATGTAAGAAGTCAAGTACAACTAGTGTTGGCTTTGGCACGTATTTGTGTATGTTGGAATGGATAAccatatgaataaattattactactaatatttttaaaattttataagtaaaaataaaagaaaaataatttcttaatatgTCATTAACcccacttttttaaaaatatagtactagtattttttttgtatcgAATTCTATTATAcccattttttcataattatatttcatattataaataatgtttggATTGAGATGAATCAATTAAGATCCAATCTCTAGAAACAGAGTCATAGAGTCAAAGatatcaatataaattttaaaattaaaattttcttcttataCGGTGATTTTTTTAGAATGTCAACTCGATGTATTAATACTTTCCATTAGAATCGAAATTATTAACGGAAACTACGTAGTTTATTCTTAAAACGCaaattatatatgttgatTATATTTCATGCAAATCTTAAATTACAGTacatttaaatagaaaaaaattgttttcgTATAATCCACTGCATATCATTTGAtagaatcttttttttttttttgaaaaattcattgATAGAATcttaaatagtactaataatgtTTACATAAATTGAATTGGTTATCAATATATtagatttatttgtttttttaaaaaatcaacacataatatcaaaaatttcaatattaactaaaacagaaaataacataaaactACTAATTAAACCTTATAATGGCAGAGTTTggtttttaactaaaatatatttcaaagcAAGTTTCGATGTTGAAATTCAGACATAACactaatgatatttataatattatcatgtaacaaaattatacaaaaattaaaaagaaaatgatattattcaattaaaaaagtcGATCGTTATAGACTTATGATAATGTTTGGGCACTATATAATAGACTTAATgataatgttttaaaaacataCACctcttttctgttttcaattgcattttcatttgtacaaaatttattgatgttagtaaataaagtactagtttatatatcattttcacaATAGCGAGAATTCATTTGAACTTGAGCTTACTTTACCTCGTATAAAAGACTGATTCAATCCATTTACATTTTACATAAACCAAACTTCCAAAAACAAGAAGCTGCACAAGGTATCATACATGGTAGATCATACCAACCTCTAGCGTCGACGCCCGCGGGAAGCTCGACGCGTACGTCGGCGCTCTCGAGTTCCTCCGGAGGAAGTCGTACCCGACGTTCACAACGAGCCTCTTCATCAAGCTCGACCCCGTCTTCGCCTTCACGTAGCAGTGACCTAGAATGAACGCCATCCCCGCCTCCCTCGCTTCCATGAGTTCCCGTAGCTCGGTCCGCTCCTCTTTCTCGATTTCCGGGCTCTCCGGGACGAGAAACCTAACTCTCTTCCTCGGCCCCACAGGCGATCGGATCTCCCCGAGCTCGTTCGTGCTCGTGGTGGCATCATCGCACGATTGCGGATCTCCACCCTCGTCGTCCTCCCATAGTTTGACGCCTTTTGCGTGGGACGATGACGTCCCAATGACCGTCATCTTCTCTTCGTTCTCGAGAGTGTGTTCGGACGAACCGTTGCATTCCGACCCCTCCGACCGGATGAACTCTGCTATGCTACACACGAGATCCTTCTCGAACTCGACGTCGTCTATGATCGTGTCACGGTACCCGTATCGCGCGATACATCGGTAAACGCGGTACTCCTTCGGCCCGACTCGTCCGACCAAGAATCGCTCGTCGGATCGAACATGAGGCACGGGAACATATTTGATGCAGAACAGAACCAGAACCTGATGGAAGGCAGGGAGATTCGTCACGAAATGCGAAAAGATGGCCGGAATCCCAGACACGAGCTCCGTGTGGATGAGGCCAATCCCTCGGACACGGACGATCCCTAGGTTCGGACCCAAACCTAAGAGCC
This window contains:
- the LOC125203255 gene encoding uncharacterized protein LOC125203255, which encodes MGRKNCFVLAVILLIFLAGCSSVSASPATKIVGGVVTKVVSTIFKRLWSLKSATKTATSSRSMMKFEGGYTVETVFDGSKHGIEPYTVEISPDEEVLILDSLNSNIYKIPTPLSRYSRPKLLAGSAEGYNGHVDGKLRQARLNHPRGLTVDDSGNIYVADTMNMAIRKISDSGVVTIAGGKPGRRGGHMDGPSEDARFSDDFDLVYVGSTCSLLVIDRGNQAIREIQLHEHDCSHEEDNNLDLGIAVLASACFFGYMLALLQRRVASMLSYDNPKEPKAYATGMPPAPYQRQPPSAKSVLPPLIPAEDEYDKQEDGLFTSLGKLVVHTGSLVADLFGGLFSGFKKKPVVINHMPAYQQPQHHHQYQSRHGGAWPVQESFVVPREDEPPPLEAREPTPRKNYPYKDAEKMRPSKQSRPYYNQWNVHGHGHEYQQPQLQSHQHHQKHRPASPQTYYEQQNCETNEIVFGAVQEQEGRREAMVIKAVDYTDPAYDGNNVRSRYNYMSYSSYGY